In Salvelinus alpinus chromosome 22, SLU_Salpinus.1, whole genome shotgun sequence, one genomic interval encodes:
- the LOC139549351 gene encoding vascular endothelial zinc finger 1-like isoform X7: MEPSWSTFLFQQANEALHHQHQVAQNSLLPLLQSGGPEPVDQKPVMPILLDQKPPVSVAELLKDNVASGTGGGGGGGGGPVVVVKKEPKSKTPFICGYCNKAFRDSYHLRRHESCHTGVKMVSRPKKTQTAPTMVPMISTVPQRENSGGQPSYISTIAGILTTATTSASTGSSIMSPTMVPQQHQHQQQHHHHHQQQTQPKKPAKPVKKNHGCEMCGKAFRDVYHLNRHKLSHSDEKPFECPICQQRFKRKDRMTYHVRSHDGGVHKPYICSVCGKGFSRPDHLSCHVKHVHSSERPFKCQVTACTSAFATKDRLRSHMIRHEGKVTCNICGKMLSAAYITSHLKTHGQASFNNPCNKGLSDWQWNHHSGLRKDSNNVHNSGSVTPVTNSAAITSAMNRGNASNPVTIAAQMNITTSTVNITSPINLQHPVTITGPMNIAHPVAITSGMPMNITGPLNIAMRPMDSMPFLSQVLPSSPPW; the protein is encoded by the exons CAGGCCAATGAAGCCCTGCATCACCAGCACCAGGTGGCCCAGAACAGCTTGCTGCCTCTCCTCCAGTCAGGAGGACCAGAACCTGTGGACCAGAAACCTGTGATGCCCATCCTCTTGGACCAGAAGCCCCCGGTCAGCGTCGCAGAGCTCCTCAAGGACAATGTGGCCAGTGGGACAGGGGGAGGCGGAGGAGGCGGCGGTGGTCCCGTTGTTGTGGTGAAGAAAGAGCCCAAGTCCAAAACACCTTTCATCTGCGGCTACTGCAACAAGGCCTTCCGGGACAGTTACCATCTCAGACGGCACGAGTCCTGCCACACGGGCGTCAAGATGGTGTCTCGTCCCAAGAAGACACAGACGGCACCCACCATGGTGCCCATGATCTCCACAGTGCCACAGCGCGAGAACAGCGGCGGTCAGCCCTCTTACATCTCCACCATCGCTGGCATCCTCACCACGGCCACAACCTCAGCCTCCACGGGCTCCAGCATCATGTCTCCCACCATGGTGCCCCAGCAGCACCAGCATCAACAGcagcaccaccatcatcatcagcaGCAGACCCAGCCCAAGAAGCCTGCCAAGCCAGTGAAGAAGAACCACGGCTGTGAGATGTGTGGCAAGGCCTTCCGTGACGTCTACCACCTGAACCGTCACAAGCTGTCCCACTCAGACGAGAAGCCCTTTGAGTGCCCCATCTGCCAGCAGCGCTTCAAGAGAAAGGACCGCATGACCTACCACGTGCGCTCACACGACGGGGGCGTTCACAAACCTTACATCTGCTCTGTCTGTGGGAAGGGCTTCTCCAG gCCTGACCATCTAAGCTGTCATGTGAAGCATGTTCATTCCTCAGAGAGACCCTTCAAATGCCAAGTAACG GCCTGCACCTCTGCTTTCGCCACCAAAGACCGCCTGCGCTCCCACATGATCCGACATGAGGGCAAGGTGACCTGCAACATCTGTGGCAAGATGCTGAGCGCTGCCTACATTACCAGCCACCTCAAGACCCACGGCCAGGCCAGCTTCAACAACCCCTGTAATAAAG GGCTAAGTGACTGGCAGTGGAACCACCACTCAGGGCTACGAAAAG ACTCTAACAACGTGCACAACTCCGGCTCGGTGACGCCCGTCACCAactctgccgccatcacctcggCCATGAACCGTGGCAACGCCAGCAACCCGGTAACCATCGCCGCCCAGATGAACATCACCACCAGCACGGTCAACATCACCTCTCCAATCAACCTGCAGCACCCAGTGACCATCACTGGGCCCATGAATATAGCCCACCCTGTGGCCATCACCTCTGGGATGCCCATGAATATAACCGGGCCGCTTAACATCGCCATGCGGCCCATGGATAGCATGCCTTTTCTCTCCCAGGTCctgccttcctcccctccctggtAG
- the LOC139549351 gene encoding vascular endothelial zinc finger 1-like isoform X6: MEPSWSTFLFQQANEALHHQHQVAQNSLLPLLQSGGPEPVDQKPVMPILLDQKPPVSVAELLKDNVASGTGGGGGGGGGPVVVVKKEPKSKTPFICGYCNKAFRDSYHLRRHESCHTGVKMVSRPKKTQTAPTMVPMISTVPQRENSGGQPSYISTIAGILTTATTSASTGSSIMSPTMVPQQHQHQQQHHHHHQQQTQPKKPAKPVKKNHGCEMCGKAFRDVYHLNRHKLSHSDEKPFECPICQQRFKRKDRMTYHVRSHDGGVHKPYICSVCGKGFSRPDHLSCHVKHVHSSERPFKCQVTACTSAFATKDRLRSHMIRHEGKVTCNICGKMLSAAYITSHLKTHGQASFNNPCNKGLSDWQWNHHSGLRKGELTVGEILNNSFQVLMDISRFQDSNNVHNSGSVTPVTNSAAITSAMNRGNASNPVTIAAQMNITTSTVNITSPINLQHPVTITGPMNIAHPVAITSGMPMNITGPLNIAMRPMDSMPFLSQVLPSSPPW, from the exons CAGGCCAATGAAGCCCTGCATCACCAGCACCAGGTGGCCCAGAACAGCTTGCTGCCTCTCCTCCAGTCAGGAGGACCAGAACCTGTGGACCAGAAACCTGTGATGCCCATCCTCTTGGACCAGAAGCCCCCGGTCAGCGTCGCAGAGCTCCTCAAGGACAATGTGGCCAGTGGGACAGGGGGAGGCGGAGGAGGCGGCGGTGGTCCCGTTGTTGTGGTGAAGAAAGAGCCCAAGTCCAAAACACCTTTCATCTGCGGCTACTGCAACAAGGCCTTCCGGGACAGTTACCATCTCAGACGGCACGAGTCCTGCCACACGGGCGTCAAGATGGTGTCTCGTCCCAAGAAGACACAGACGGCACCCACCATGGTGCCCATGATCTCCACAGTGCCACAGCGCGAGAACAGCGGCGGTCAGCCCTCTTACATCTCCACCATCGCTGGCATCCTCACCACGGCCACAACCTCAGCCTCCACGGGCTCCAGCATCATGTCTCCCACCATGGTGCCCCAGCAGCACCAGCATCAACAGcagcaccaccatcatcatcagcaGCAGACCCAGCCCAAGAAGCCTGCCAAGCCAGTGAAGAAGAACCACGGCTGTGAGATGTGTGGCAAGGCCTTCCGTGACGTCTACCACCTGAACCGTCACAAGCTGTCCCACTCAGACGAGAAGCCCTTTGAGTGCCCCATCTGCCAGCAGCGCTTCAAGAGAAAGGACCGCATGACCTACCACGTGCGCTCACACGACGGGGGCGTTCACAAACCTTACATCTGCTCTGTCTGTGGGAAGGGCTTCTCCAG gCCTGACCATCTAAGCTGTCATGTGAAGCATGTTCATTCCTCAGAGAGACCCTTCAAATGCCAAGTAACG GCCTGCACCTCTGCTTTCGCCACCAAAGACCGCCTGCGCTCCCACATGATCCGACATGAGGGCAAGGTGACCTGCAACATCTGTGGCAAGATGCTGAGCGCTGCCTACATTACCAGCCACCTCAAGACCCACGGCCAGGCCAGCTTCAACAACCCCTGTAATAAAG GGCTAAGTGACTGGCAGTGGAACCACCACTCAGGGCTACGAAAAG GTGAGTTGACGGTAGGAGAGATCTTAAATAACTCGTTCCAAGTCCTTATGGACATCTCTCGTTTTCAAG ACTCTAACAACGTGCACAACTCCGGCTCGGTGACGCCCGTCACCAactctgccgccatcacctcggCCATGAACCGTGGCAACGCCAGCAACCCGGTAACCATCGCCGCCCAGATGAACATCACCACCAGCACGGTCAACATCACCTCTCCAATCAACCTGCAGCACCCAGTGACCATCACTGGGCCCATGAATATAGCCCACCCTGTGGCCATCACCTCTGGGATGCCCATGAATATAACCGGGCCGCTTAACATCGCCATGCGGCCCATGGATAGCATGCCTTTTCTCTCCCAGGTCctgccttcctcccctccctggtAG
- the LOC139549351 gene encoding vascular endothelial zinc finger 1-like isoform X5 yields the protein MEPSWSTFLFQSSVGPMVPGNPRRDYYTGIRQANEALHHQHQVAQNSLLPLLQSGGPEPVDQKPVMPILLDQKPPVSVAELLKDNVASGTGGGGGGGGGPVVVVKKEPKSKTPFICGYCNKAFRDSYHLRRHESCHTGVKMVSRPKKTQTAPTMVPMISTVPQRENSGGQPSYISTIAGILTTATTSASTGSSIMSPTMVPQQHQHQQQHHHHHQQQTQPKKPAKPVKKNHGCEMCGKAFRDVYHLNRHKLSHSDEKPFECPICQQRFKRKDRMTYHVRSHDGGVHKPYICSVCGKGFSRDIGRGQGECCRGQTAPEEMGLQCHSCSSQGQWPDHLSCHVKHVHSSERPFKCQVTACTSAFATKDRLRSHMIRHEGKVTCNICGKMLSAAYITSHLKTHGQASFNNPCNKDSNNVHNSGSVTPVTNSAAITSAMNRGNASNPVTIAAQMNITTSTVNITSPINLQHPVTITGPMNIAHPVAITSGMPMNITGPLNIAMRPMDSMPFLSQVLPSSPPW from the exons CAGGCCAATGAAGCCCTGCATCACCAGCACCAGGTGGCCCAGAACAGCTTGCTGCCTCTCCTCCAGTCAGGAGGACCAGAACCTGTGGACCAGAAACCTGTGATGCCCATCCTCTTGGACCAGAAGCCCCCGGTCAGCGTCGCAGAGCTCCTCAAGGACAATGTGGCCAGTGGGACAGGGGGAGGCGGAGGAGGCGGCGGTGGTCCCGTTGTTGTGGTGAAGAAAGAGCCCAAGTCCAAAACACCTTTCATCTGCGGCTACTGCAACAAGGCCTTCCGGGACAGTTACCATCTCAGACGGCACGAGTCCTGCCACACGGGCGTCAAGATGGTGTCTCGTCCCAAGAAGACACAGACGGCACCCACCATGGTGCCCATGATCTCCACAGTGCCACAGCGCGAGAACAGCGGCGGTCAGCCCTCTTACATCTCCACCATCGCTGGCATCCTCACCACGGCCACAACCTCAGCCTCCACGGGCTCCAGCATCATGTCTCCCACCATGGTGCCCCAGCAGCACCAGCATCAACAGcagcaccaccatcatcatcagcaGCAGACCCAGCCCAAGAAGCCTGCCAAGCCAGTGAAGAAGAACCACGGCTGTGAGATGTGTGGCAAGGCCTTCCGTGACGTCTACCACCTGAACCGTCACAAGCTGTCCCACTCAGACGAGAAGCCCTTTGAGTGCCCCATCTGCCAGCAGCGCTTCAAGAGAAAGGACCGCATGACCTACCACGTGCGCTCACACGACGGGGGCGTTCACAAACCTTACATCTGCTCTGTCTGTGGGAAGGGCTTCTCCAG GGATATCGGCAGGGGACAGGGAGAATGCTGCAGGGGCCAGACAGCACCAGAAGAGATGGGTCTCCAGTGTCACTCCTGCAGCTCCCAAGGCCAATG gCCTGACCATCTAAGCTGTCATGTGAAGCATGTTCATTCCTCAGAGAGACCCTTCAAATGCCAAGTAACG GCCTGCACCTCTGCTTTCGCCACCAAAGACCGCCTGCGCTCCCACATGATCCGACATGAGGGCAAGGTGACCTGCAACATCTGTGGCAAGATGCTGAGCGCTGCCTACATTACCAGCCACCTCAAGACCCACGGCCAGGCCAGCTTCAACAACCCCTGTAATAAAG ACTCTAACAACGTGCACAACTCCGGCTCGGTGACGCCCGTCACCAactctgccgccatcacctcggCCATGAACCGTGGCAACGCCAGCAACCCGGTAACCATCGCCGCCCAGATGAACATCACCACCAGCACGGTCAACATCACCTCTCCAATCAACCTGCAGCACCCAGTGACCATCACTGGGCCCATGAATATAGCCCACCCTGTGGCCATCACCTCTGGGATGCCCATGAATATAACCGGGCCGCTTAACATCGCCATGCGGCCCATGGATAGCATGCCTTTTCTCTCCCAGGTCctgccttcctcccctccctggtAG
- the LOC139549351 gene encoding vascular endothelial zinc finger 1-like isoform X3 — translation MEPSWSTFLFQSSVGPMVPGNPRRDYYTGIRQANEALHHQHQVAQNSLLPLLQSGGPEPVDQKPVMPILLDQKPPVSVAELLKDNVASGTGGGGGGGGGPVVVVKKEPKSKTPFICGYCNKAFRDSYHLRRHESCHTGVKMVSRPKKTQTAPTMVPMISTVPQRENSGGQPSYISTIAGILTTATTSASTGSSIMSPTMVPQQHQHQQQHHHHHQQQTQPKKPAKPVKKNHGCEMCGKAFRDVYHLNRHKLSHSDEKPFECPICQQRFKRKDRMTYHVRSHDGGVHKPYICSVCGKGFSRDIGRGQGECCRGQTAPEEMGLQCHSCSSQGQWPDHLSCHVKHVHSSERPFKCQVTACTSAFATKDRLRSHMIRHEGKVTCNICGKMLSAAYITSHLKTHGQASFNNPCNKGLSDWQWNHHSGLRKDSNNVHNSGSVTPVTNSAAITSAMNRGNASNPVTIAAQMNITTSTVNITSPINLQHPVTITGPMNIAHPVAITSGMPMNITGPLNIAMRPMDSMPFLSQVLPSSPPW, via the exons CAGGCCAATGAAGCCCTGCATCACCAGCACCAGGTGGCCCAGAACAGCTTGCTGCCTCTCCTCCAGTCAGGAGGACCAGAACCTGTGGACCAGAAACCTGTGATGCCCATCCTCTTGGACCAGAAGCCCCCGGTCAGCGTCGCAGAGCTCCTCAAGGACAATGTGGCCAGTGGGACAGGGGGAGGCGGAGGAGGCGGCGGTGGTCCCGTTGTTGTGGTGAAGAAAGAGCCCAAGTCCAAAACACCTTTCATCTGCGGCTACTGCAACAAGGCCTTCCGGGACAGTTACCATCTCAGACGGCACGAGTCCTGCCACACGGGCGTCAAGATGGTGTCTCGTCCCAAGAAGACACAGACGGCACCCACCATGGTGCCCATGATCTCCACAGTGCCACAGCGCGAGAACAGCGGCGGTCAGCCCTCTTACATCTCCACCATCGCTGGCATCCTCACCACGGCCACAACCTCAGCCTCCACGGGCTCCAGCATCATGTCTCCCACCATGGTGCCCCAGCAGCACCAGCATCAACAGcagcaccaccatcatcatcagcaGCAGACCCAGCCCAAGAAGCCTGCCAAGCCAGTGAAGAAGAACCACGGCTGTGAGATGTGTGGCAAGGCCTTCCGTGACGTCTACCACCTGAACCGTCACAAGCTGTCCCACTCAGACGAGAAGCCCTTTGAGTGCCCCATCTGCCAGCAGCGCTTCAAGAGAAAGGACCGCATGACCTACCACGTGCGCTCACACGACGGGGGCGTTCACAAACCTTACATCTGCTCTGTCTGTGGGAAGGGCTTCTCCAG GGATATCGGCAGGGGACAGGGAGAATGCTGCAGGGGCCAGACAGCACCAGAAGAGATGGGTCTCCAGTGTCACTCCTGCAGCTCCCAAGGCCAATG gCCTGACCATCTAAGCTGTCATGTGAAGCATGTTCATTCCTCAGAGAGACCCTTCAAATGCCAAGTAACG GCCTGCACCTCTGCTTTCGCCACCAAAGACCGCCTGCGCTCCCACATGATCCGACATGAGGGCAAGGTGACCTGCAACATCTGTGGCAAGATGCTGAGCGCTGCCTACATTACCAGCCACCTCAAGACCCACGGCCAGGCCAGCTTCAACAACCCCTGTAATAAAG GGCTAAGTGACTGGCAGTGGAACCACCACTCAGGGCTACGAAAAG ACTCTAACAACGTGCACAACTCCGGCTCGGTGACGCCCGTCACCAactctgccgccatcacctcggCCATGAACCGTGGCAACGCCAGCAACCCGGTAACCATCGCCGCCCAGATGAACATCACCACCAGCACGGTCAACATCACCTCTCCAATCAACCTGCAGCACCCAGTGACCATCACTGGGCCCATGAATATAGCCCACCCTGTGGCCATCACCTCTGGGATGCCCATGAATATAACCGGGCCGCTTAACATCGCCATGCGGCCCATGGATAGCATGCCTTTTCTCTCCCAGGTCctgccttcctcccctccctggtAG
- the LOC139549351 gene encoding vascular endothelial zinc finger 1-like isoform X1: MEPSWSTFLFQSSVGPMVPGNPRRDYYTGIRQANEALHHQHQVAQNSLLPLLQSGGPEPVDQKPVMPILLDQKPPVSVAELLKDNVASGTGGGGGGGGGPVVVVKKEPKSKTPFICGYCNKAFRDSYHLRRHESCHTGVKMVSRPKKTQTAPTMVPMISTVPQRENSGGQPSYISTIAGILTTATTSASTGSSIMSPTMVPQQHQHQQQHHHHHQQQTQPKKPAKPVKKNHGCEMCGKAFRDVYHLNRHKLSHSDEKPFECPICQQRFKRKDRMTYHVRSHDGGVHKPYICSVCGKGFSRDIGRGQGECCRGQTAPEEMGLQCHSCSSQGQWPDHLSCHVKHVHSSERPFKCQVTACTSAFATKDRLRSHMIRHEGKVTCNICGKMLSAAYITSHLKTHGQASFNNPCNKGLSDWQWNHHSGLRKGELTVGEILNNSFQVLMDISRFQDSNNVHNSGSVTPVTNSAAITSAMNRGNASNPVTIAAQMNITTSTVNITSPINLQHPVTITGPMNIAHPVAITSGMPMNITGPLNIAMRPMDSMPFLSQVLPSSPPW, encoded by the exons CAGGCCAATGAAGCCCTGCATCACCAGCACCAGGTGGCCCAGAACAGCTTGCTGCCTCTCCTCCAGTCAGGAGGACCAGAACCTGTGGACCAGAAACCTGTGATGCCCATCCTCTTGGACCAGAAGCCCCCGGTCAGCGTCGCAGAGCTCCTCAAGGACAATGTGGCCAGTGGGACAGGGGGAGGCGGAGGAGGCGGCGGTGGTCCCGTTGTTGTGGTGAAGAAAGAGCCCAAGTCCAAAACACCTTTCATCTGCGGCTACTGCAACAAGGCCTTCCGGGACAGTTACCATCTCAGACGGCACGAGTCCTGCCACACGGGCGTCAAGATGGTGTCTCGTCCCAAGAAGACACAGACGGCACCCACCATGGTGCCCATGATCTCCACAGTGCCACAGCGCGAGAACAGCGGCGGTCAGCCCTCTTACATCTCCACCATCGCTGGCATCCTCACCACGGCCACAACCTCAGCCTCCACGGGCTCCAGCATCATGTCTCCCACCATGGTGCCCCAGCAGCACCAGCATCAACAGcagcaccaccatcatcatcagcaGCAGACCCAGCCCAAGAAGCCTGCCAAGCCAGTGAAGAAGAACCACGGCTGTGAGATGTGTGGCAAGGCCTTCCGTGACGTCTACCACCTGAACCGTCACAAGCTGTCCCACTCAGACGAGAAGCCCTTTGAGTGCCCCATCTGCCAGCAGCGCTTCAAGAGAAAGGACCGCATGACCTACCACGTGCGCTCACACGACGGGGGCGTTCACAAACCTTACATCTGCTCTGTCTGTGGGAAGGGCTTCTCCAG GGATATCGGCAGGGGACAGGGAGAATGCTGCAGGGGCCAGACAGCACCAGAAGAGATGGGTCTCCAGTGTCACTCCTGCAGCTCCCAAGGCCAATG gCCTGACCATCTAAGCTGTCATGTGAAGCATGTTCATTCCTCAGAGAGACCCTTCAAATGCCAAGTAACG GCCTGCACCTCTGCTTTCGCCACCAAAGACCGCCTGCGCTCCCACATGATCCGACATGAGGGCAAGGTGACCTGCAACATCTGTGGCAAGATGCTGAGCGCTGCCTACATTACCAGCCACCTCAAGACCCACGGCCAGGCCAGCTTCAACAACCCCTGTAATAAAG GGCTAAGTGACTGGCAGTGGAACCACCACTCAGGGCTACGAAAAG GTGAGTTGACGGTAGGAGAGATCTTAAATAACTCGTTCCAAGTCCTTATGGACATCTCTCGTTTTCAAG ACTCTAACAACGTGCACAACTCCGGCTCGGTGACGCCCGTCACCAactctgccgccatcacctcggCCATGAACCGTGGCAACGCCAGCAACCCGGTAACCATCGCCGCCCAGATGAACATCACCACCAGCACGGTCAACATCACCTCTCCAATCAACCTGCAGCACCCAGTGACCATCACTGGGCCCATGAATATAGCCCACCCTGTGGCCATCACCTCTGGGATGCCCATGAATATAACCGGGCCGCTTAACATCGCCATGCGGCCCATGGATAGCATGCCTTTTCTCTCCCAGGTCctgccttcctcccctccctggtAG
- the LOC139549351 gene encoding vascular endothelial zinc finger 1-like isoform X8, with protein MEPSWSTFLFQQANEALHHQHQVAQNSLLPLLQSGGPEPVDQKPVMPILLDQKPPVSVAELLKDNVASGTGGGGGGGGGPVVVVKKEPKSKTPFICGYCNKAFRDSYHLRRHESCHTGVKMVSRPKKTQTAPTMVPMISTVPQRENSGGQPSYISTIAGILTTATTSASTGSSIMSPTMVPQQHQHQQQHHHHHQQQTQPKKPAKPVKKNHGCEMCGKAFRDVYHLNRHKLSHSDEKPFECPICQQRFKRKDRMTYHVRSHDGGVHKPYICSVCGKGFSRPDHLSCHVKHVHSSERPFKCQVTACTSAFATKDRLRSHMIRHEGKVTCNICGKMLSAAYITSHLKTHGQASFNNPCNKDSNNVHNSGSVTPVTNSAAITSAMNRGNASNPVTIAAQMNITTSTVNITSPINLQHPVTITGPMNIAHPVAITSGMPMNITGPLNIAMRPMDSMPFLSQVLPSSPPW; from the exons CAGGCCAATGAAGCCCTGCATCACCAGCACCAGGTGGCCCAGAACAGCTTGCTGCCTCTCCTCCAGTCAGGAGGACCAGAACCTGTGGACCAGAAACCTGTGATGCCCATCCTCTTGGACCAGAAGCCCCCGGTCAGCGTCGCAGAGCTCCTCAAGGACAATGTGGCCAGTGGGACAGGGGGAGGCGGAGGAGGCGGCGGTGGTCCCGTTGTTGTGGTGAAGAAAGAGCCCAAGTCCAAAACACCTTTCATCTGCGGCTACTGCAACAAGGCCTTCCGGGACAGTTACCATCTCAGACGGCACGAGTCCTGCCACACGGGCGTCAAGATGGTGTCTCGTCCCAAGAAGACACAGACGGCACCCACCATGGTGCCCATGATCTCCACAGTGCCACAGCGCGAGAACAGCGGCGGTCAGCCCTCTTACATCTCCACCATCGCTGGCATCCTCACCACGGCCACAACCTCAGCCTCCACGGGCTCCAGCATCATGTCTCCCACCATGGTGCCCCAGCAGCACCAGCATCAACAGcagcaccaccatcatcatcagcaGCAGACCCAGCCCAAGAAGCCTGCCAAGCCAGTGAAGAAGAACCACGGCTGTGAGATGTGTGGCAAGGCCTTCCGTGACGTCTACCACCTGAACCGTCACAAGCTGTCCCACTCAGACGAGAAGCCCTTTGAGTGCCCCATCTGCCAGCAGCGCTTCAAGAGAAAGGACCGCATGACCTACCACGTGCGCTCACACGACGGGGGCGTTCACAAACCTTACATCTGCTCTGTCTGTGGGAAGGGCTTCTCCAG gCCTGACCATCTAAGCTGTCATGTGAAGCATGTTCATTCCTCAGAGAGACCCTTCAAATGCCAAGTAACG GCCTGCACCTCTGCTTTCGCCACCAAAGACCGCCTGCGCTCCCACATGATCCGACATGAGGGCAAGGTGACCTGCAACATCTGTGGCAAGATGCTGAGCGCTGCCTACATTACCAGCCACCTCAAGACCCACGGCCAGGCCAGCTTCAACAACCCCTGTAATAAAG ACTCTAACAACGTGCACAACTCCGGCTCGGTGACGCCCGTCACCAactctgccgccatcacctcggCCATGAACCGTGGCAACGCCAGCAACCCGGTAACCATCGCCGCCCAGATGAACATCACCACCAGCACGGTCAACATCACCTCTCCAATCAACCTGCAGCACCCAGTGACCATCACTGGGCCCATGAATATAGCCCACCCTGTGGCCATCACCTCTGGGATGCCCATGAATATAACCGGGCCGCTTAACATCGCCATGCGGCCCATGGATAGCATGCCTTTTCTCTCCCAGGTCctgccttcctcccctccctggtAG
- the LOC139549351 gene encoding vascular endothelial zinc finger 1-like isoform X2 has translation MEPSWSTFLFQQANEALHHQHQVAQNSLLPLLQSGGPEPVDQKPVMPILLDQKPPVSVAELLKDNVASGTGGGGGGGGGPVVVVKKEPKSKTPFICGYCNKAFRDSYHLRRHESCHTGVKMVSRPKKTQTAPTMVPMISTVPQRENSGGQPSYISTIAGILTTATTSASTGSSIMSPTMVPQQHQHQQQHHHHHQQQTQPKKPAKPVKKNHGCEMCGKAFRDVYHLNRHKLSHSDEKPFECPICQQRFKRKDRMTYHVRSHDGGVHKPYICSVCGKGFSRDIGRGQGECCRGQTAPEEMGLQCHSCSSQGQWPDHLSCHVKHVHSSERPFKCQVTACTSAFATKDRLRSHMIRHEGKVTCNICGKMLSAAYITSHLKTHGQASFNNPCNKGLSDWQWNHHSGLRKGELTVGEILNNSFQVLMDISRFQDSNNVHNSGSVTPVTNSAAITSAMNRGNASNPVTIAAQMNITTSTVNITSPINLQHPVTITGPMNIAHPVAITSGMPMNITGPLNIAMRPMDSMPFLSQVLPSSPPW, from the exons CAGGCCAATGAAGCCCTGCATCACCAGCACCAGGTGGCCCAGAACAGCTTGCTGCCTCTCCTCCAGTCAGGAGGACCAGAACCTGTGGACCAGAAACCTGTGATGCCCATCCTCTTGGACCAGAAGCCCCCGGTCAGCGTCGCAGAGCTCCTCAAGGACAATGTGGCCAGTGGGACAGGGGGAGGCGGAGGAGGCGGCGGTGGTCCCGTTGTTGTGGTGAAGAAAGAGCCCAAGTCCAAAACACCTTTCATCTGCGGCTACTGCAACAAGGCCTTCCGGGACAGTTACCATCTCAGACGGCACGAGTCCTGCCACACGGGCGTCAAGATGGTGTCTCGTCCCAAGAAGACACAGACGGCACCCACCATGGTGCCCATGATCTCCACAGTGCCACAGCGCGAGAACAGCGGCGGTCAGCCCTCTTACATCTCCACCATCGCTGGCATCCTCACCACGGCCACAACCTCAGCCTCCACGGGCTCCAGCATCATGTCTCCCACCATGGTGCCCCAGCAGCACCAGCATCAACAGcagcaccaccatcatcatcagcaGCAGACCCAGCCCAAGAAGCCTGCCAAGCCAGTGAAGAAGAACCACGGCTGTGAGATGTGTGGCAAGGCCTTCCGTGACGTCTACCACCTGAACCGTCACAAGCTGTCCCACTCAGACGAGAAGCCCTTTGAGTGCCCCATCTGCCAGCAGCGCTTCAAGAGAAAGGACCGCATGACCTACCACGTGCGCTCACACGACGGGGGCGTTCACAAACCTTACATCTGCTCTGTCTGTGGGAAGGGCTTCTCCAG GGATATCGGCAGGGGACAGGGAGAATGCTGCAGGGGCCAGACAGCACCAGAAGAGATGGGTCTCCAGTGTCACTCCTGCAGCTCCCAAGGCCAATG gCCTGACCATCTAAGCTGTCATGTGAAGCATGTTCATTCCTCAGAGAGACCCTTCAAATGCCAAGTAACG GCCTGCACCTCTGCTTTCGCCACCAAAGACCGCCTGCGCTCCCACATGATCCGACATGAGGGCAAGGTGACCTGCAACATCTGTGGCAAGATGCTGAGCGCTGCCTACATTACCAGCCACCTCAAGACCCACGGCCAGGCCAGCTTCAACAACCCCTGTAATAAAG GGCTAAGTGACTGGCAGTGGAACCACCACTCAGGGCTACGAAAAG GTGAGTTGACGGTAGGAGAGATCTTAAATAACTCGTTCCAAGTCCTTATGGACATCTCTCGTTTTCAAG ACTCTAACAACGTGCACAACTCCGGCTCGGTGACGCCCGTCACCAactctgccgccatcacctcggCCATGAACCGTGGCAACGCCAGCAACCCGGTAACCATCGCCGCCCAGATGAACATCACCACCAGCACGGTCAACATCACCTCTCCAATCAACCTGCAGCACCCAGTGACCATCACTGGGCCCATGAATATAGCCCACCCTGTGGCCATCACCTCTGGGATGCCCATGAATATAACCGGGCCGCTTAACATCGCCATGCGGCCCATGGATAGCATGCCTTTTCTCTCCCAGGTCctgccttcctcccctccctggtAG